From Marivirga harenae, one genomic window encodes:
- a CDS encoding RagB/SusD family nutrient uptake outer membrane protein produces the protein MDKFKILLVGLSVLAWSCTDLEVEELDSVVVDDVSGEFSGVNPGENLTSAYVSTANSVGSQDNTYALMEVSSDAQLVPTRGTDWGDNGVWRTLHQHTWDATHQFNLNAWNNQNSNVFALNQIIAPESEADPQQLAEAKFLRALNVFIIMDLWGQVPFRDPNDGVDTDPRVLSRQEAVTLIEEDLSNTTIENLPNIGPGDDSEILRASQASAHFLRAKFYLNKHILLGNPSGSAPDNADMDRVIEAVDAVTAAGFSLEEDYFEIFDPAPDNESIFTLERDAGGRIWNTLHYNHNEIDGNAGGGWNGFCTTAEFYSIFEGDANSNTPGSNQETRRGFVPEEGYGYGFLVGQQYGYDGQELSTRNGEPLAFKSELPGLAGNSEATGIRVLKYHPDNGGAFPGRQILFRYADAVLMKAEANLWKGNTGEALQLVNDLRDIRGASPLASLDAQEMLDERGREMYIEFWRRQDQIRFGTFTQPWSYKDNTEEFRVLFPIPSLAISTNPNLEQNPGY, from the coding sequence ATGGATAAATTTAAAATATTATTAGTTGGATTGTCAGTGCTTGCATGGTCTTGTACTGACTTGGAGGTAGAGGAGCTGGATTCTGTCGTGGTAGATGATGTTTCTGGTGAATTTAGTGGTGTGAATCCAGGTGAAAACCTCACTAGTGCTTACGTAAGCACTGCAAATTCCGTAGGAAGCCAAGATAATACTTATGCTTTAATGGAGGTCTCCTCTGATGCCCAATTAGTTCCTACTAGAGGTACCGACTGGGGTGACAACGGGGTATGGAGAACATTGCATCAGCACACTTGGGATGCAACTCATCAGTTTAATTTAAATGCATGGAATAATCAAAATTCGAATGTTTTTGCATTAAATCAGATAATTGCTCCAGAATCGGAAGCTGACCCTCAGCAATTGGCGGAGGCTAAATTCCTTAGAGCATTGAATGTATTCATTATTATGGATCTATGGGGACAAGTTCCGTTTAGAGATCCAAATGATGGTGTTGATACTGACCCTCGTGTTTTGAGCAGGCAAGAGGCAGTTACATTGATAGAAGAAGATTTAAGTAATACAACAATAGAAAATCTTCCGAATATCGGGCCTGGAGATGATAGTGAGATTTTAAGGGCTTCTCAGGCATCAGCTCATTTTTTACGAGCTAAGTTCTACCTTAATAAGCACATCTTATTAGGTAATCCGTCTGGATCTGCACCAGATAATGCCGATATGGATCGAGTAATTGAAGCTGTAGATGCAGTAACTGCTGCTGGATTCTCTTTGGAAGAAGATTATTTTGAGATTTTTGATCCTGCTCCTGATAATGAATCTATCTTTACTCTAGAAAGAGATGCAGGAGGTAGAATTTGGAATACACTTCATTATAACCATAATGAAATTGATGGAAATGCTGGTGGTGGCTGGAATGGCTTCTGTACTACTGCTGAATTCTATAGCATCTTTGAAGGTGATGCAAATTCCAATACTCCTGGGTCTAACCAAGAAACTAGAAGGGGCTTTGTTCCTGAAGAAGGTTATGGTTATGGATTCCTTGTTGGACAACAATACGGTTATGATGGACAGGAATTATCTACTAGAAATGGAGAGCCTCTTGCATTTAAGTCGGAATTACCGGGATTAGCTGGCAATAGTGAAGCAACTGGAATTAGGGTACTTAAATATCATCCTGACAATGGGGGTGCATTCCCAGGCAGACAAATTCTATTCAGATATGCTGATGCTGTATTAATGAAAGCTGAAGCTAACCTATGGAAAGGCAATACTGGCGAAGCACTTCAACTAGTAAATGACTTAAGAGATATTAGAGGAGCTTCTCCTTTAGCTTCATTGGATGCACAGGAGATGTTAGATGAGAGAGGTAGAGAAATGTATATTGAATTTTGGAGAAGGCAAGATCAGATTCGTTTTGGGACTTTTACCCAGCCATGGTCGTATAAGGATAATACTGAAGAATTTAGGGTATTATTTCCGATACCTTCTTTAGCGATTAGTACCAATCCTAATTTAGAACAAAATCCAGGTTATTAA